In Chryseobacterium oranimense, a single window of DNA contains:
- a CDS encoding DUF2199 domain-containing protein gives MKYICQCCGEEKEDWPALAYNSPYFYSCLSAEEQKNAELTSDLCVIEDSEGTHRFIRTVLVQEVTDDCRDLDYGIWVSLSEKNFNEYVENYDNKEFEAEYFGWLSTYLPDYDFEESIPTTVVVNNNIGRPFVFPHQSYEHPFVHDFYIGITKVEAEKRINKILNKE, from the coding sequence ATGAAATACATCTGTCAGTGCTGTGGAGAAGAAAAAGAAGACTGGCCTGCCCTAGCCTATAATTCCCCTTATTTTTATTCGTGTTTATCGGCAGAGGAACAAAAGAATGCTGAACTCACTTCAGATTTATGTGTCATTGAAGATTCTGAAGGTACCCATAGATTTATTCGCACCGTTCTTGTACAGGAAGTCACCGATGACTGTAGGGATCTGGATTATGGAATCTGGGTGTCATTGAGTGAAAAGAACTTTAATGAATATGTTGAAAATTATGACAATAAGGAATTTGAAGCTGAATATTTCGGATGGCTTTCTACTTACCTTCCGGATTATGATTTTGAGGAAAGTATTCCGACTACTGTCGTTGTCAATAATAATATAGGAAGGCCTTTTGTTTTTCCTCACCAAAGTTATGAGCATCCTTTTGTTCATGATTTCTATATTGGAATTACAAAGGTTGAGGCAGAGAAAAGAATCAACAAGATTTTAAATAAAGAATAG